Genomic window (uncultured Desulfovibrio sp.):
TGCCCACGGCTGTTCTTTCCACCCAGACAGGCGGCATGACGGGCTTTACCTTTCATGACCTCACCAGCGAGATGTCCCCCATCCTTGACCACTGGGAAAGGCTGGGGCTGCGCTTTGATACGGTCTATTCCGGCTTTCTGGGCACGCCGGAGCAGGTTGCCATTACCCTGCGCTGCATCCGTGACTTTCTCAAGCCCGACGGCTTTGCCCTGGTGGACCCGGTGCTGGGCGACAATGGCGAACTGCATGCCACCCAGACGCTGGACATGGTGCGCGCCATGCGCCAGCTGGTGACGCACGCCCACACCATCACCCCCAATATGACGGAAGTGGCCTACCTGCTGGACGAACCATACCGCGATCAGCTCACGGAAGAGGAACTGAAACAGCAGATGCGCCGCCTGGCCGATATGGGACCGCGCTGTGTGGTCATCACCAGTGCGCCGTCCACCCGTCAGGGCTTCTGCACCACCGTGGCCCATGATCGCGAGGACGGCCGCTTCTGGAAGGTGGAAAGTCCGTGGATTCCCGCCTTCTACCCCGGCACGGGCGACATCTTTTCCAGCGTGCTGCTGGGCGCACTGCTGCAGGGCGACAGCCTGCCCCTGTCCGTGGAACGGGCCGTGCGCCTGATTTCCAGGGGAATCCACATCAGCATGGAAGCCCAGACCGTTCCCACCGAAGGCATCCTGCTGGAACGGGTGCTGCCCATGCTGGCAGACCGGCAGGACCGGCACATGTACGAGGAATTCTAGGGGGCAGACCGCAGGCGATCTGCGGAAACGGCAACCCAACCGCCCGGATGCGCCGGCCTTCCCGTGCCTGCCCGGCAGCAGGCTGCCGCATGAAAAACGACAGGGCCTGTGCCGGAAGAAACGCCGGAAGACGGCAAAACGTGCCCGCAGGCAGGGTGCCGCCTTGCCCCCGGCGCATCGCGTCAGGCGTTCCGCGGAAACGCGGAATGGCCCCGTGGCGCGCTAGCTGCCCGGCTGTTGCAGGAGCTTGGCGGCAAAGGCGGCTGCCCCGAAACCATTATCGATATTGACCACGGCAATGCCGGGCACACAGGAACAGAGCATGGTGCTGAGGGCGGCAAAGCCCCCGCTGCCCACGCCATAGCCCACGGACGTGGGCACTGCCAGCAGCGGACAGCGCACCAGACCAGCCAGCACCGAGGGCAGGGCGCCCTCCATGCCCGCCACGGCAATGACGCAGCGTGCCTGCCGCAGGGCGGGCAGATGCGGCGTCAGCCGGTGCAGACCGGCCACCCCCACATCGGTGATGAAACCGCAGGCATGCCCCCAGAAACGCAGAGCGCCATAGGCTTCGGCGCCCACGGGAATGTCCGCCGCCCCGGCCGTAACCACAAGAACCTCGCCGGCCTGCGGCCACGGCGGGCCGAGTTCCAGGGCATCTTCCTGTCCGCCATCGGCACGGCGGGGACCCAGCGTAAACAGGCGGGCCTGGGGCCAGTAGCGTCCCCCGGAAAAACTGTCCAGCAGCAGCTGCCCCTGCCGGGGATCTGCCCGGCTCACCAGAACCGGGCTGCCATCAGCATGCAGACCGCGCACCGCGCCCAGCAGGGCCTCGTCACTCTTGTTCTGGGCAAAGACCACTTCGCCGATACCGGTGCGCACGGCACGCTGCGGGTCCAGCGCAAGCCCGTTGAGGCTGTCTTCCAGCGGCAGGGCGCTCAGATGCCGCATGGCCTCTGCCGGCAGCATGTCGCCACGGGCCACGGCGTCCAGCAGCTGCCGTATCTGTAGGTTTTCCATATTCTTTCCTCCGGGATGGCCGCCCCTGCAACCAATGTCCCGCCCATGCCCTGCCTGCCGGCAGGCGCCGGGCCTGGACCTGCCCCGCACGGCACACGATCCGCCACGGCAGCAGGGGGCAACGCCGGGCGGCAGAAGCCTCTAGCCCATTTCCGCCCGCTTGTCAGCCCGTTGCCGCCGTCCGCTGCCCGCGATGCCGGGAGCTGTCCCCGCGCTCGCAGCTTGAGTTTCAACGGCTATACGGCTATGCTGAAGCCTTGTGCGCCCTTATGGTGTACCAATCCGCTCTACCGGAGTCCACATGCTCGATTTTATCCGTTCCAATACCCAGTCGCTGGGTGTCAAACTGATCTTTGGCCTGATCATCGTTGTCTTTGTTTTCTGGGGCGTGGGAAGCCTCACGGATTCCAGCAGCGGCAATGTGGTGGCCGTGGTCAATGGCGACGGCATCTCCATCCGTGACTACGAACAGGCCTATCAGGATGCGCTTGAGGCCATCCAGCGCCAGAATCCCCAGATCACCCGCGAACAGCTGGCCGCAGAAAACCTGGGCCAGCGCGTGCTCAATACGCTCATCATGCAGAAGCTGCTTGAGCAGGAGGCCGCCCGCGCGGGCATTGCCATCTCTCCCCTGGAAATGCGCCAGGCCGTGGAAAACGTGCAGGCCTTCCAGAACAGCGAAGGCAAGTTCGACCCCGAGCTGTTCAAGCGCCTTGTGGAAAACCAGCACCGCAGCGTGGCCGCCTTTGAACGCAAACTCGCCAGCGACATGCTCAATCAGAAGCTGGAACGGCTCGTGGACGCCGGCGTGTGGAACAATGCAGCGGAATCCCGCGCCTATTACGACTATCTGCGCCAGAAGCGCGCCCTGACCTATGTCTTCCTGCCGGCATCGCGCTTTGCCGCCTCGGTAACTCCTGCCGAAACGGACATTGCCGCCTATTATGAGGCCCACAAGCAGGAATTCACCCGGCCGGCCCGGGCCGCGGTGGAATATGTGGCCATTTCTCCCACCCTGCTGGTCACGCCCCAGAGCATCAGCGAGGCCGATGCCCAGGCCCAGTATGAACGCAATCTTTCGCGCTATGCATCCCCTGAACAGGTCAGGGTCTCGCATATTCTGGTGCCGCTCCGGGAAGATGCCCCGGCCGATGCGGTGAAGCAGGCGGAAGAAAAGGTGGCGGCCATCCGCCAGGAACTGGCGTCGGGCAAGCCCTTTGCCGAGGTGGCCAATGCCCACAACGGCCCCAATGCCGCCGGTCCCGGCGGGGAACTGGGCTGGATACAGCACGGCCAGACCGTGCCCCCCTTTGACGCGGCCGCCTTTGCCCTGGAACCGGGCACGGTCTCCGATCCGGTACGCACCACCTTTGGCCTGCACCTCATTCTCGTGCACGAAAAGAAAGCCGCCGGCACCCTGCCCTTTGCCGAGGTGGAAAAGGGCATTCGTGACGACCTGGCCCGGCAGCGCGGCCTGGAAAAGCTCAATGACGCCCTGGACAGCCTCATCGAAGACAATATCCTCAAGAAGCCCCTGGCTGACAGCGCCAAACGCTTCGGCCTGAGCGTGAGCAGTACCGATCTGCTTACTGCCGATGCCCTGCAAAAGGAACTGGGCATTTCCGCCGACAGTGCCAGGGCACTGCTGAGCGCGGGCAGCGGCAATCCCGTGGACACCGCCCTGGAAGCCGGCGACCACTATCTGGTGGCCCGCATCAGCAAGGCCGAGGCGCAGCGCGTGCCCGACCTGGCCGAAGTGCGCGAGACCATTCGGGAAAAGCTGGTGGCGGACGGCGCGCTCAAGGCAGCCCTTGCCGCAGCGGCCGGGGAACTCAAAAGCGCCCGCGAGGGCAGCGCTCCCCAGGGCGAAAAGCAGGGCGATCTGGGCCGTGACGGCCTGCTGACCGGCTTTGCGGCCGATACCTCTCTGGCCAAGGCCGTGTTTGCCGCGCCGCTGGAACAGTGGCTGCCGCAGGCCTTCAGCCTGACCAGCGAGGCCGAGGGCGCCGGCGCCTTCATCTGCCGGGTGGACAAGGTGGTGGAAGCCGATCCCGCCGAATGGGACAGCATGAAGCAGACCTTTGACGGCCTCATGCGCAGCCGCCGCAGCAGCGAACTGTTTGCCCTGTTCCTGGGAAATCTGCAACGCAAGGCCGAAATCAAACAGAATGCCGCGCTGCTCAAGCAGATTGGCGGCTAGCTGACGTTCTTCCGCTCTGCGGAAGGAACACAAGGATCACAAGGGGAGCAACGCTTTTTGCCACGCGCAAGGGGGCGTTCTCCCCTTCATGTCATCAAGGAGAAAACTATGTGCGGCATCATCGGCTATACCGGTCATCGTCCCGGTGTTCCCGTGGTGGTGGAAGGACTGCGTCGTCTGGAATATCGAGGGTATGACTCGGCGGGCGTGGCCTTTGGCCTCAAGGGCGGCCTGGCCGTCATCCGGGCCAAGGGCAAGCTGGCCGCGCTGGAGGAAAAGCTGGCGCACGAACCCGTGACCCTGGCCACCACGGCCATGGGGCATACCCGCTGGGCCACGCACGGCGAGCCGGCGGAACGCAATGCCCACCCCCAGTGCAGCAATGACGGGCGGCTGGCCCTGGTGCACAATGGCATCATCGAAAACTATCAGGAAATCCGGGAGCGCCTGCAAGGCCTCGGCTATGTCTTCCATTCGGAAACCGACACCGAGGTGCTGGTCAATCTCATTTCCGAATGCTGCAAGACGGAACCTGACCTGCTGCATGCCTTTGCGGCGGCCCTGCGTCAGGCGCACGGCGCCTACGCCGTCTGCCTCATGGACAGCCAGAATCCCGACAGCCTGCTGGCGGCCCGCATGTCCGCGCCGCTCATCTTCGGTCTGGGCACCGGAGAATACTTTGTGGCCTCGGACATTCCGGCCTTTCTGCCCTATACGCGCCAGGTCATCTTTCTGGAAGACGGCGACATTGTGCAGTGCTCGGCCTCGCAATACCGCATTCTGCGCCTGGAAGACCTTGCGGCGGTGCAGCATCCCGTCCAGACCATTACCTGGGACATGCAGGCCGCCCAGAAGGGCGGATACCGCCACTTCATGCTCAAGGAAATCTTCGAGCAGCCCCGCGTCATCACCGACGGCCTGAGCGGCCGCGTGCAGGGCGACAGCGTGCGCCTGCCCGAACTGGACAGCCTGCCCGTGCCGCGCCGCCTGCATATCGTGGCCTGCGGCACCTCCTACCACGCGGGCATGTGGGGGCGGCACCTGCTGGAAAGCTGGGCGCACATCCCCGTGCAGCTGGAAATTGCCTCAGAATTCCGCTACCGCGACGCACTGCTGCTGGGCGAAGACGAAATGGTGCTGGTCATCAGCCAGAGCGGCGAGACTGCCGATACCCTGGCCGCCCTGCGCATTGCCCGGCAGAAGGGCATTCCTGTCCTGGGGCTGTGCAATGTGGTGGGGTCTTCCATTGCCCGCGAGGCCTCGGCCGTCATCCTGACCCAGGCCGGACCGGAAATCAGCGTGGCCTCCACCAAGGCCATGTGCAGCCAGATGCTCATGCTGTCCCTCATGGCCCTGTACTGGGGGCAGCGCAACAGCGTGGGCAGCAGCGCACAGCGTGCCGAACGGCTGGCCGTTCTGGAGAGCCTGCCGGCCCTGCTGGAAGCGGCCCTGCCCGACATGCACCAGCGGGCACGGGAACTGTCCCGCCAGTATGCCCAGGCCCGTAACTTCTTCTACCTGGGGCGGGGGCACTGCTATCCGCTGGCCCTGGAAGGGGCACTGAAGCTCAAGGAACTGTCCTATATCCATGCCGAAGGCTATGCCGCCGGCGAAATGAAGCACGGCCCCATTGCCCTCATCGATCCGACCTTCCCCTCCCTGGTGCTGGCCCTGGATGACGCCCTCTATCCCAAGGTCATTTCCAATATGGTGGAAGTCAAGGCCCGCCAGGGCAAGGTCATTGCCCTGTGCAATGCGGGGCATGAGCCGGACGCCGATCACCTCTGGCGCATTCCGGCCCTGCCGGCGCCGCTTTCCGCCTTCATGGCCCTGCCGGCCCTGCAACTCTTCAGCTATGAAATGGCGGATTATCTGGGCAAGGACGTGGACCAGCCCCGCAATCTGGCCAAGAGCGTTACCGTGGAATAGGCCGCATCCCTTCGGCCGCTTCTTTGCAAAGACGCCCCGCAGCAGAAGCTGCGGGGCGTCTTTTATGCGGTTACGGCAGCGGCCGTATCCGTATGGTAGCCAGCATGGCATCAATCTCGGCCCGCCGGGTTCCCCCGGGGTCCGTCACGGTGATCATGCTGAAATTCTCGCCGGAAAAGTGCATGGAGCTGCTGCTTTCCACGCCATTGCTGGCAAAGGTGAAGCTGTACCAGCCGTCCTTTTCCACCGGCTCCGTTCCCCCCAGACGCCGGGACATGTCCCGGGCAAAGGCCGCAGGGTCCGTGCCGTCCATCCGGCTGTGCACCACGGAAAAGGACGCCGCCCTGTCCCTGGACACCACGGCAACCACCTGCGCCGACGGCTGCGTGGCATTCCAGCCGTCCAGCACGTTCATGGAAAAGGCCATGAAGTGACGCAGGGTGCCGCTTTGCGGCCTTGCGTCCCCCGTATCCGCGGGGCCATCCTCCCCGGCGGCTTCACCGGTCAACGGGCATGCCCCAAGAATCACCAGAACGGCCAGACAAAACAACAGACAACGATATTTCATGAAACATCCCCCCCGGAAGGAACGTCTTGCGGCGGCCTTCCCGCACCAGACAGGAACGACGCACGGCAGCGCCTCAGTCCCTGCGAATCCGGAATTCCACCTTGTCGGCACAGTCGGGGCACTGAAAGGGGCCTTCGTTGATCACGCCCTTGCGCGCCGCATAGACAAAGGGAAACACCGCATTCATGGCCATCATGCAGATATTGCCGCTGGCCTCCTTGTCGATGGCGGGGCCGTCAAAAATCACGGCATCGCCCTCGCTGTAGAGCGGGCAGCAGGACCGGATCACTTCCAGACGAATCCTGATTTCTTCCACGGCAGGACTCCTTGCAACGCATATTGCCGCCGGCGCCAGCGGCTGCCGGCGGAACACGGGGTTAAAGATAGGGCGAAAAAAGCCAGCAGGCCGCATCACGCAGACGAACCGGCAGGGAACGGCGAGCAAGACGTTCCAGAGTGATTTCCGTGCCGCGCTGCATGGCCTTGTCCATGTGTTCGGCCAGCAGGTCATGGAAATGTTCGTCGAAGACTTCCATGTTCAGCTCAAAATTGAGATGCAAGCTGCGGGCATCCAGATTGGCCGAACCGATCTGCGCATAATAGCCGTCCACCGCCAGCAGCTTGGTATGGGCAAAGGGCGGCTGCTGCTGCCAGATGCGCACGCCCGCCCGCAGCAGGGACGGCATAAGGCGGAAACTGGCCCAGTGCACATAGGGCAGATTGTTGCGCGCAGGCAGCACCACGCGCACGTCCAGGCCGCGCTGTGCCGCGCTGCGCAGACTGGTCATGAGCTGACTGGTGGGCAGAAAATAGGGCGTCATGATGCGCACGCTGCGCCTGGCCCCGCTGATGGCACCGGCAATGAGATCATTGAGCGGATCCGTATCCGAATCCGGCCCGTCCAGAATAAGACGGCAGTGGCTGCCGCCCCCCTGTTCCACAATGGGCATTTCCGGCAGCGGACTGTAACTGCCGCAGGCAAAGCCCCAGTCCAGCATGAAGGCACGCAGCAGCTGCCGGGCAATGGGACCAGTGCAGCGGAAGTGCATGTCCTGCACGTCGTTGCGGCTGCCCCTGAGCACGTGTGCGTCAGAAATGTTCATGCCGCCGGTAAAGGCCACGCCGTCACACACCAGCACCTTGCGGTGATTGCGCAGATTGATGCACAGCCGCGGCGGCAGCAGCCGCAGGGGCAGAAAGCGGGCCACCTGCACCGGAGTGCGGGCCAGTTCCGCCCAGGGTTTGCGCAGGGAATAGAAGGAGCCGCCAAAACCGTCCACCAGCAGGCGCACGTCCACACCACGGGCAGCGGCACGGGACAGGGCACGACAGAAGGATGAGGCCACCTCGCCGGCACTGAAAATGTAGGTGGACAGGTAGACCAGATGGCGGGCCTCGTCGATGGCCTGGAGCATGGCCGGATAGGCGGCATTGCCATTGTGCAGCGGGGTGATGCTGTTGCCGCCGCAAAGATTGCGGGCCGTGAGCCGGTGCCCCAGCTTTTCCAGCAGCTGGGCTTCCGGCGGGATGGTATGCTGCCTGTGCGGCTCGCGGGGCGGATGCACATAGCCGGGATCATGGGAGGCTATCCTGTGCAGCATGCGCTGCGCGGCGCTCTGGGCGCGGCTGATGCCAAACAGCGTGTACAGCAGCGGCCCCACCAGAGGCAGAAAGAGCATGGTGGCCGACCAGCCCAGGGCAGAGCGGGGATCCTGCTTGGTCAGCAGGGCGTGGACCACCCCCAGCCAGGACAGGCTGTGAATGGCAAGAAAAAGCACAATGTGAAAGGGATTGATCCAGTCAACCATGGGCATTTTCCTTCCCCCGGAAGCCGGGAGCTTCCGGGGGACGGTCTACCGTCAGGAGAGTTCACGGCCAATGGCAATGCGCCGGCGTTCCACCTGCGCCACCAGATCGGGCAGGAGATCGCGCAGGGCATCCAGATCGTCATGGCGGCCAGCCTGCTCCACGCAGCGGGCCATGCGCCCCAGAGAGCGGAAGCCGTAGGATTCCGCCGACTGGGCAATGTACTGTGCGGCATCGGCCACGCCGCGGCAGTCGCGCCGGGCATAGTGCTGCTGCGCCTCCTGGATGGCCGCGCTCAGGCGCTTCACCAGGTCCAGCATTTCCGTATCCACTGCCGGTGCGCTGGCGGCGGGAGATGCCGGGAAGGGAGCACCGGTGCTGCCGGCAGCAGGCTGCCGAACCGGCGGCTCCACCGGACCTGCCTGCGGCTCGGCCAGCCGTCTGGCAGACTGACCGACAGCCGGCCCACTCGCTTCACTGGCCGTCTGGCTAACTTTCTGGCTGGCCGTCTGGCTGACCGCCTGAGTGCTCGACAGTGGGACAGCCGATGGCGCGGAGGTCTGCGCCACGCTCTGCCCCGGCGTCCGGGTCGCTGCCTGTGCCTGCGGCACGGCAGCAGGGGTTTCCCTGCCGGGCACGGACAGCGGCGCACGGCCGGCAGACGCAGCACGTGCGGTTTCACTGCCCTGCAGGCGTCCCAGGACGCGGCGCAGCAGGGAAGGAGCGCCTCTGTCAGGCGACGGCCCTTCCGGCAGTCTGTCAGCAGGAGCCGGCGCAGACGACGGGCTGTGCGGCGTCACGGCCGCCGGACGGTCAGCACCGCGGGGCGCGCTGCCGGCAGCAGGCTGCGCTGCCGGCATGGCGGCCGGAGCCGCCGTTTCCTCCCCGCCGGCACGGGCCTCTTCCTGCCGCAAGGCCTCGCTGAGGCGCACCGTGGGAACCTCCGTCGCGCTCGCTGCCGGCGTGCTCGCTGCCGCCGGCTGGCTGGTGCGACGTACAATATCCGTTATCTGATGGCGCAGGGTCTCAGCGCCATCGCCCGGTACCCGGCGCTGGGGAATGGCGGGCGCAGGGCTTTTTTCCGCAGTGCGCACAATGGGGGTGGGTTCTCCCACCCATTCCACGTGACTGTCATAGGCTTCCGCACCGGGCAGCAGACCGCTGCCGATGCGCGGCGCCGGACGGGCAGGGCGCTGCTCGCGGACGTTGTGCTCAGGGGCTGGCGCAGCGGGGCGCACTTCGGCGCTGGCCGCCGCCGTCACGGGCGCGGCAGCGGCTTCCGTGGCCGCAGCGGCCTGGGGAACGGCCGCCTGTTCGCTGACCGTATCCGGAGCCTGTTGCGTGTTTTCGGTCTCGTGGGACACGGCAGTGTCCTGCCGGAAAGCCGGCGTCTCGCCCCAGCGATTATCCAGCGGCACGCGCGTATCCTGCGCCGGCGTGGCGGCCTCCACCGCCGTTTCACGCGGCCCCCAGCGGTTGTCCAGGGTGGCCTTTTCCGGCGCTGCCGGCTGATGGCTATCCGTGCCGGCAGCGGCTGCCGGCGCGGGCGACGGCGTTTCGGCCAGCGGCGCCGTGACGGTCGGCGCCATCGGCTCCGTCTCATCGGCTGATGCGACCTGTGCGTCCGGTACAGCCGGTGCCTCCTCCGCCAACGGCTGCGGCGACACGGCATCCGCGGGACCTTCCGTTTTGGGCATCACGCTGGCGGCAGGGGAGGCAGGCGGATTTTCCGGCATCGCCTGCTGTCCGGCAGCGGCATTCTCTGCGGACGGCGCAGCGTCCCTCTCCGCCGTCTCCGCGGTCGGTGTCACCGCCGCAGGCGCGGCTGGTGTCTCTTCCCGGCTGGCGGCAGCGGGCTGGGGCACGGGCTGGGTACTGGAAAGAATTTCCTGCACGGTTTCGCGCAGGGTTTCCCGCTGGACAGGTTCCAGCAGCGCGTGCGTAAAGCCCGCATGGGCCAGCGCATCCCACTGGCTGTCATCCTGCGTGATGGCAATGGCGGCAAAAACCGGCAGATGCGCCTCACTGGCCCGCTGGCGGAAACGTGCCAGCGCAGGGGCCACCTCCGGCGTCACATTGCGTCCGGCCACGATGAGGATGGACTGGGGCCGATGCTCGTGCATGGCCAGCGCTTCACGCAGGGTGCGCGTTTGCAGGATGACGTAGGGCAGGTCATTGATTTTCTGGATAAAGCTGTGCTGCTCCATTTCATCATTGACGCAGATCATGATGCGCGGGCGTCTGGCGCGCCGCCCCAGGTCCGGCGTGGTCAGGGGTTTGGGACCGCCGTCATCCTCCACCGGGGCCGCAGCAGGCGCCGCCGGTTCGGGCGCAGGCTTTGCCATGTCTGCTACGGGCGCCGTGTCTGCCGCAGGTGCCTGCGTCCGGGGACGGACGGGCTGCTCCGGCATGCTCCGGGAAGCACGTTCCTGTTCCACCGGCAGCAGATGCAGACTGAAGGCAATGACCGCCCCGTGACCATCGGCCTCTGCCCGCAGCAGCCCTTCATACCGCCCGGCCAGTTCCCAGGCATGGGCCAGGGCCAGGGCGGAACGTTCCTGCGGGGGCAGGCCGCTGCCGCTGTCGCGGATGGTAAAAAGCAGATGGCCGGGATCAAGGCTTTCCGGCATGGGCCGCACCGAAACATGCACGCTGCCCCGGTGCGTGGCCCGCACGGCGCTTTCCAGCAGTTCGTGCAGCACGCCATACAGGCTTGCGTGATCCCCCCGGAACAAGGCGGGCAGCTGCGGGGGCATGTACCAGGCCAGGCTGATGCCTGCCCGTTCCGCCGCAGCGGCCACGGCATCATGCACGGAGCGCATGAGTTCCTGCAAATTGAAATCTTCCTCCACAGGTGCGGCCGCTGCCTGTCCATGCTGGCCGGCAGGCTTGCCTGCCAGCAGCGAGGCCATGCGCCGGGCGGTATCGGCCATCTGTCCGGCCGTTTCCCGTGCGCCGGGCGGCAGGGTGCAGGCCTGGAGGGCGGCAGCCTCACGCAGCAGCGTATCCAGCGGCTGGCTCAGCCGTTCCTTCAGGGCAGATACGGCCCCCGTGCTGTCGGTTCCAGACCGGGCAGAAGCCGCCCCGGCCGGGGCAGGGCGGGCGGCCGTCAGCGACGGTTCATCCATGTGCGGCAGAGGCAGACCCGCCGCGGGCGCTTCCGCCGGCAGCAGACGCAGATTGGGGTCGTCCAGCGTGGGCAGCGGTTCATCCCCCATGGTCAGGGGAGCATCCACGGGCACGGCATTGCCCACCCCTTCCAGGGCAGGCATGGTCAGATCAATGGGGTCATCCTCGCGGGCCTCATGGCGGGGCGCTGCCGTGGCCGCAATAAGCAGGGCGCTCAGGGCCGTGCCCCACAGGGGCAGGGCGGCCAGCAGGCTCGGCGCATAGCCATGTTCCAGCCCCATGACGGAAGCCGCCACAGCCAGCGGAGGAATGAGGCAGCCCAGCAGAAAACGCCGGGCGCCGGGCAGGCCCATGAGGCAGGCCGCCGTACTGGTGGGCACCAGCAGCAGGGCGCCTGCCGGCCACAGGGGCAGATAGCGCGTGATCCAGCCCATTTCGGGAATCAGCGGCAGCAGGGCCAGAGCCGCGCCGGGCAGGACCAGCAGAATGAACTGCGCATCCAGAATGCGGTGCCGGCCACGGGTCTGCATGAGATGGCG
Coding sequences:
- a CDS encoding ATP-binding protein: MKHQSLRTAFWLGCCLCFLLVCAPLRAATPQVPAVLNSPQLSLLPYLDAYLDTTGEMDVEEVAAPANAPAFHPLDVKHLPHATGTTWLRFTLAPAAQGADSSTILLDLGESIPGRPALFSPGLDSLSGATEWQEATPGSRKVLLLPRSGPEALTCYIRLDGLPGLWFAPMLRTPHNAATDLSGLAGKSALLALGVVMLLCLLRGLSEPGQWRFWTALYVGMAMVQGYYGLPGNGAGHFDFQDAAALLSPGLALMMLPHVGRHLMQTRGRHRILDAQFILLVLPGAALALLPLIPEMGWITRYLPLWPAGALLLVPTSTAACLMGLPGARRFLLGCLIPPLAVAASVMGLEHGYAPSLLAALPLWGTALSALLIAATAAPRHEAREDDPIDLTMPALEGVGNAVPVDAPLTMGDEPLPTLDDPNLRLLPAEAPAAGLPLPHMDEPSLTAARPAPAGAASARSGTDSTGAVSALKERLSQPLDTLLREAAALQACTLPPGARETAGQMADTARRMASLLAGKPAGQHGQAAAAPVEEDFNLQELMRSVHDAVAAAAERAGISLAWYMPPQLPALFRGDHASLYGVLHELLESAVRATHRGSVHVSVRPMPESLDPGHLLFTIRDSGSGLPPQERSALALAHAWELAGRYEGLLRAEADGHGAVIAFSLHLLPVEQERASRSMPEQPVRPRTQAPAADTAPVADMAKPAPEPAAPAAAPVEDDGGPKPLTTPDLGRRARRPRIMICVNDEMEQHSFIQKINDLPYVILQTRTLREALAMHEHRPQSILIVAGRNVTPEVAPALARFRQRASEAHLPVFAAIAITQDDSQWDALAHAGFTHALLEPVQRETLRETVQEILSSTQPVPQPAAASREETPAAPAAVTPTAETAERDAAPSAENAAAGQQAMPENPPASPAASVMPKTEGPADAVSPQPLAEEAPAVPDAQVASADETEPMAPTVTAPLAETPSPAPAAAAGTDSHQPAAPEKATLDNRWGPRETAVEAATPAQDTRVPLDNRWGETPAFRQDTAVSHETENTQQAPDTVSEQAAVPQAAAATEAAAAPVTAAASAEVRPAAPAPEHNVREQRPARPAPRIGSGLLPGAEAYDSHVEWVGEPTPIVRTAEKSPAPAIPQRRVPGDGAETLRHQITDIVRRTSQPAAASTPAASATEVPTVRLSEALRQEEARAGGEETAAPAAMPAAQPAAGSAPRGADRPAAVTPHSPSSAPAPADRLPEGPSPDRGAPSLLRRVLGRLQGSETARAASAGRAPLSVPGRETPAAVPQAQAATRTPGQSVAQTSAPSAVPLSSTQAVSQTASQKVSQTASEASGPAVGQSARRLAEPQAGPVEPPVRQPAAGSTGAPFPASPAASAPAVDTEMLDLVKRLSAAIQEAQQHYARRDCRGVADAAQYIAQSAESYGFRSLGRMARCVEQAGRHDDLDALRDLLPDLVAQVERRRIAIGRELS